The Oncorhynchus clarkii lewisi isolate Uvic-CL-2024 chromosome 23, UVic_Ocla_1.0, whole genome shotgun sequence genomic interval gcagcagaacgttctccacggcgtctccagactgtcacgtctgtcacatgtgctcagtgtgaacctgctttcatctgtgaagagcatagGGCGCctgtggcgaatttgccaatcttggtgttctctggcaaatgccaaacgtcctgcacggtgttgggctgtaagcacaacccccacctgtggacgtcgagccctcataccaccctcatggagtctgtttctgaccgtttgagcagacacatgcacatttgtggcctgctggaggtcattttgcagggctctggcagtgctcctcctgctcctccttgcacaaaggcggaggtagcggtcctgctgctgggttgttgccctcttacggcctcctccacgtctcctgatgtactggcctgtctcttggtagcgcctccatgctctggacactacgctaacaggcacagcaaaccttgccacagctcgcattgatgtgccatcctggatgagctgcactacctgagccacttgtgtgggttgtagactccgtctcatgctaccactagagtgaaagcaccgccagcattcacaAGTGACcgaaacatcagccaggaagcataggaactgagaagtggtctgtggttatcacctgcagaaccactcctttattgggggtgtcttgctaattgcctataatttccacctgttgtctatgccatttgcacaacagcatgtgacatttattgtcaatcagtgttgcttcttaagtggacagtttgatttcacagaagtgtgattgacttggagttacattgtgttgtttaattgttccctttctttttttgagcagtgtattattagTGGGGATTAAATGTAGCCTAATTACACACAccctgaattcattagattattgctgactatttgaaatgcagtgtatttgaaCTTCAATTGTACAACAGCTTCAAACATATATCGTGAATCGGCCTTGAATTTGAAAGAAAATCGATATGATTTtcaggccatatcgcccagccctacatgTAACATTTTATTAAAAACCTCTAGAGTCGATGTCCGCACCCCTGCATAAAccaaattagcataatacaaaagtTCTCAAAAAaattacagttcatttaaggaaatcagtcaattgaaatcatttcattaggccttaatctaaggatttcaaatgactggtaacatagatatgcatctgttggtcacatatgccgtaaaaaaaaaaaaaatgggcctcaggatctcgtcatgttatctctgtgcattcaaattgccattgactAAAATGCAATTTTGTTTGTTGTTCGTAGGTTATGCCTGTCTATactataaccccaccgccaccatgggccaCTCTGCTCACAACATTAAAATCAGtaaaccgcttgcccacatgacaccatacacgtggtctgcgatttgaggctggttggacgtactgccaaattctctaaaacgacgttggaggtggcttatggtaaaattaacattaaattctgtggcaacagctcaggtggacattcctgcagtcagcattccaattgcacatTCCCTCAACTTctgacatctgtagcattgtgttgtgacaactgcacattttagtggccttttatttattaacatctcaaggatgatcaatggaaacaggatgcacctgagctcaatttcaagtctcatagtgaAGGATCTGAATATTCATGTTTTAAGgtatgtttttcatttttaatacatttgcatacctgttttttctttgtcattatggggtattgtgtgtagattgaggacatctaatttaatcaattttagaaaaaggctgtaacgttacaaaatgtggaaaaggggtctaaatactttccgaatgcactgtatatattcaaaTGAATAAGTGTTCTGTTTAATTCTGTGTTTGCATGTTTAGAAGGAATGTGTAGATGAATGCTCCTGGTTTCTGTCTTTTCCTACCAGATCCTGAACAAGTCATAATGAGAGAGGAACTTTGGTCGTGGCCATGTTTACAAGACAGAGCTGGTTGAGAAGAAGGGTGAGGACAACCTGGTGTTTGGGGTCAAACCCGGTGGTCCCAAGGTAATGGACAAACTGGATGCTGATGGTCTGCCCCCCTACCCCCCTGTCGGCGCCTTGCTACAGTACTGAGACACCTTCTACAGCCACCTCAACACCGGACAGAGCTTTGTCAACTTCTATACTTGAGCCTGTCTCTGCTCTATGATAATGAGTCGGCCAGATGCAGCTGCTAATGCAATTTATAACTTGCTGTTTTCTCTCGCTTGCGTAGGAGTCAAGAAAACTGTGGTAGACAACATCAAGGTGTGCAGCAACGACGCTGGCGCGGGCTGGTTCAACCGCATCTGCAATATGGTGCGATGGCCCTGTAAACCCACCATCGGGGACAAGTTCGCACCGAGCGCCTCTCCAGCTGGCCTCAGCGGCCTTGAGCTGGATGGGGACATCTTCATCGGCGTGGTCTACTACCAGCGGCTACGTCACATGGTCTCCGACAACTTCTAGGTTCGGCCGCGGGACAAGGTGACCAACCAGCCGGTGGGCGGGAGGAACATCCAGGGGGGCATCCACTTTGGGGAGATGGACTGCTCCACGACCACCTATTCAACTGCTCTGACTGCCTCAatcctcaggccgactctttttctctgtatatatcaatgatgttgctcttgctgctggtgattctctaatccacctctacgcagatgacaccattctggaaacaaagcctccttcactcatgctgctaaacataccttcgtaaaactgactatcctaccgatccttgacttcggcaatgtcatttacaaaatagcctccaacactctactcagcaaactggatgtagtctatcacagtgccatccgttttgtcaccaaagccccatgtactacccaccactgcgacctgtatgctctcgttggctggccaaacccactggctccaggtcatctttaagtctttgcaaggtaaagccccgccttatctcagctcactggtcaccgtagcaacacccactcgtagcacacgctccagcaggtatatttcactggtcatccccaaagccaactcctcttttggccgcctttccttacagttctctgctgccaatgactggaacaaattgcaaaaatcactgaagctggagacttatatctccctcactgactttaagcatcagctgtcagaggagCTTACTgagcattgcacctgtacacagcccatctgtaaatagcccacccaactacctcatcctcatattgttatttatgtttgcttttttgcaccccagtatctctacttgcacagcttcatctgcacatatatcactccagtgctaatgctacattgtaattatttcgccactatgggctatttattgccttacctccctaatgttactacatttgcacacaccgtatatagatttttctattgtgttattaactgtacgtttgtttatcccatgtgtaactctgtgttgttgtttttgtcgcactactgtgctttatcttggccaggttaaataaaggtgaaaaataaaAATGGTCTCTAACCTGTCATAAATAATGGCTGAGTTAAGAGATAAGTCAAAGGATAGTTGGAATCTACCAAAAATTGTAAAGATATTGCACAGTAACTGTAATATATAAATAACATTTGTCATTTTGCAGACGCTCTATACACAGAGACTTATAATTAGTAAATTCATCTTAAGGGGGCTAGGTGAAACAACACATCACAATCAtatcaagtacattttccctcagaGTATTTATCAGCATACAATACTGTAAATCAGTCTATTTAGAGTGACATTCtgtaagaaaatacactttgatGGTGTACTTTAAGCATTAGACAAAGTTGATTCATGTGACCACTAGGGAAAGTGAGTTTTGACATTTAGACTAAGTAGACGTTACTTTTCGGAATGACAATCACGACACATTCAAGTGGCTCAGTTGTTTCGGACCTGTGCACAGGCTTCAGCTTCATATTTCCAGTAAACTATATGTAATACCTACCTCCACCAACAGATAACATAAAATGACAGAATTATACATTAGCTGCATTAGAGAGTAGAGACGATGAACAATGAAACAGAATTTTGGTAGGTAAGCAAATAATTGTTGCTGTAAAGTAATTTTGTCTTTCATCCAGATTGAATATGAAAGAAAATAAGATGATTTTGACAATCCCTTttacaaaaaaatgtgttttcattAACTCAGGCCTTTGGAAACAATCTTCATGTGATTGGTTTAGACATTGTTCCCTGTACTTTCACTTCAACTTGGCCAGCACCTCAGGTAAATCCAGCACAGAGGGAATGGTGTAGTCTGGATTGACAGATCCCTCAGGTGGACACACCCCTCCGTTATTAATCCACACTGTGGCTCTAACCCCTGCATTAAACCCCCCGACAATGTCTGTGTCCAGGGAGTCTCCCACCATAACACAGTCGTGAGCCTGCACCGCGAGCAGGCCAAAGCAATGGGTGAAGATGGAGCGGGCTGGCTTCTCTTCTGCATGctctccccccaccaccacagcATCAAACAGCCCCTGACACCCCAACGCCACTACCTTCTCCCTCTGTGTCTGGGTCTCTCCATTGGTCAGCAGCAGCAGTTTGTGGCTGGTCCTCAGCTGCTTCAGCAGGGTAAGTACTGGAGGTGTTATGGTTAGAAGCTCCAGGCGAGTGTTCTTCCATTGGTAGTAGCACTCACTGGCAAGGGTGGGGTTAGAGCTGGGACTCCCACCCATAACCTCCTGGATGCTCTCCTCCCAGTGGCTGATCCGCACCTCATCTATTGTCCTACCACCAGCTGGGTCAAAGGTCTCGTGATGGAGCTTGTGCTTAAATCTGTCACAAATGGCAATGATGTGTTCATGGTCTAATGTTGTCTTCAAGAGCTCTGTGACCTAGGAAACAAGGAAATCAATGCTGATCGTAATATGCGTACCTAAACAACCCAGGGAATGTTTTGATCAAGCAAAGGACAATCGAATCAAGTACCTGTAAGCCTACTTTACTCGGTGGGAAATAATGGAATGTCATGAAACGGCCGCGCTACTCACTTTTTGAATGGCCACTCCACCGGCACCCGCTGTGTCAATGAGCGTGTTATCCAAGTCGAGCAATATCGCCTTGATACCTTCACTGTTCATTGCCGCTATCAACAGGTTACAAAGAAATGTAATGTTAGTATAGCTTTTATACGGCGAAACAagttactagctagctactgtaaatgCATGCCTTCAATGCGGAAATGTTGGCAATAAAGAAACGCATTATGGGAGCTGTAGGTTTTCAGATCAATTTTTTTCGTTTTGGCCACTAGAGAGCGTCAATATATCACATAAAACAGTATAAGTTCCAGATAAATAGGCCTATTTGCAAGTAATTTCAAGGACATCTGCAACCCCAATCTTAAAGCCTTGtaaagctacaatatgtaactttttgggtgacccgaTCCAGTTATGGTTCTATGATTCTCATTGAAAACAAGTTAAGAAGCGGTAGATTGTTCAATGTGCGATATTTTTATTCTTCCAGTTCTTAAATttagtttttgtttatttttgtacaccagcaaacagctgaaaatacaatatttttggatTTGGAAAATATAtctcacagcagtttagatggtacaatgactccttgttttgtcacaaactgaaaataGGCGAGtattcgaattttagcaaccaggaaatggcagagcgatttatgcatattgcaccttttaaCTAAAGATTTACACATACATTACTTTCACAAATGTATATAATTTATGATGCATGAGTTGCAATTGTTTTTAAGTTAAaccatttgttttatttttatgaaactCTCCTTGAGTGATCAATTAAAATCTAAGTATACAGTGCTTTGCagagtattcataccccttttaTCTCTTCAAATTGTGTTAAGTgtgatttaaaatatatttaattgtcATTTATTGTCAACAATGAACTCAATACTCTGTCAGTGGAAAGAAAATAGAGATTAATTAGATATGTTAACTAATATATAGttattgcataagtattcagccctttTGTTAAGGCAAGCTGAAATAATTAGCTCAGGAGTAAAATTTGGTTTAACAAATCACAGAATATGTAACATGGAGTCTGTGGGAAATAATAGGGGTTAACATGATTTTCttatgactaacccttcctctgtccccatacagtacatacatctgtaaggtccctcagtcaagttttgaatttcaagcacagattcaactacaaagaccagggagcctATCAAAGCCTCATAAAATGCCAGTGATTGGTCGGTAACAATatcaaatcagacattgaatatctcttttaAGCATAgtgaagttaataattatgctgtggattatgtattaaaccacccagacacaaagATACAtgcgtccttctgaactgagttgcaggacaggaatgaaactgctcaggaatgttaccatgaggccattggtgattgtAAAACCGTTACAGACTTCAATGGCTGtaatgggagaaaactgaggatggatcaacaagatTGTAGTGACTCCACGAGAATGatttaaatgacagagtgaaaagaataatacaaatatacagaatgCCTAAATGCAatgttggggcaaatccaacacaagacatcactgagtaactgccgcCTTATTTTCAagcagtggtggctgcatcatggtatgggtatgcttgacatcggcaaataCTGAGGagatttttaggataaaaataaacggtgtggagctaagcacaggcaaaattctagtggaaaacctgcttcagtctgctttacaacagacactgggggatgaattcacctttcagcaggacaatagcctacaacacaaggccaaatctacacatGTTGCTTACTAAGAATacagaatgttcctgagtggccaagttacagttgacttaaatatgcttgaaaatctatggcaagatttgaaAATAGCTTTGTAGTCATGAGCACCAACATCTTGACAGAGATTGAAGAATTGTGAAAATAATAAAGggctaatattgtacaatccaggtgtgcaaagctcttcgagacttactcaagaagactcacagctgtagtctctgccaaaggtgtttctaacatgtattgactcagggggttgaatacttatgcaatGACAATATTTTGTTATTTAATATCTATTAATCTTTATATataatagccaccctttgccttgattacagctttgcacactcttggctttctctcaaccagcttcatgaggaatgcttttccaaaagtcttgaaggagttcccacatatgctgaggacttgttggctgattttccttcactctgcggtccagcctcatcccaaaccatctcaattgggttgaggctgggtgattgtggaggccaggtcatctgatgcaggactccatcactctccttcttggtcaaatagcctttacatgACCTGGATGTgtgtttgaggtcattgtcctgttgaaaaacaaattatagtcccactaagcgcaaaccagatgggatggcgtatcactgcagaatgctgttgtagccatactgtttaagtgtaccttgaattctaaataaataaatgatagtgtcaccagcaaagcacccacacaccatcacaccacctgcttcatggtgggaaccacacatgtggatatcatccattcacctactctgcgtctcacaaaggcacagcagttggaaccaaaaatctcaaatatagactcaaaggacagatttccactggtctaatgtccgttgctcgtgtttcttggcccaggcaagtctcttcttattagtgTTGTCGTGAAGTGACTATCATTCATTTGATGACATGGTATTTATTGAATAATTAGCCATGTTTAATTATTACGTGATTCAACTAATAATGTAAcatggggcaccacgggaaaagtttGTTTTAATGAGTTACCGTTTCCAGAATTAAGTCAAGAATATATCAGAATCTCTATCATAGCGGTCAATAATTTCCTTATCAGCAGACATGCCAACATGCACGTATTTTGCATACCAACTACGCAATTCTCTGTCCATGTACGCAGGTACGAGATCCGAGTTAAAGTAAGCAGAAATTAATAGGGcccaatttttttatttgattaaaaatgtattttttaaaaatccACTCCAAATCCACttcaagctaacgttagcgaacataaggatagggtagcctagtggttagagcgttggactagtaaccggaaggttgcaatttaaaacccccgagctgacaaggtacaaatctgtcgttctgcccctgaacaggcagttatcccactgttcctaggccgtcattgaaaataagaatttgttcttaatcttaactgatttgcctagttaaataaaggtaaaaaaaaataaaaaatggtgtGCTCTAAAGTGCCAGCAGGTCACTCGCATTTGCTAGTGAAAGGaaaggaacccagggccaaccgcaccagcatttggtctcacaaggggtctgaggttctcatctcggtacctaatggcagtcaggctacctctggcgagcacatgcggccccccaaagaaatgccaccccacaccatgactgacccaccgccaaaccggtcatgctggaggatgttgcaggcagcagaacgttctccacggcgtctccagactctgtcacgtctgtcacatgtgctcagtgtgaacctgctttcatctgtgaagagcacagggcgccagtggcgaatttgccaatcttggtgttctctggcaaatgccaaacgtcctgcacggtgttgggctgtaagcccaacccccacccgtggacgttgggccctcataccaccctcatggagtctgtttctgactgtttgagtagacacatgcacatttgtggcctgctggaggtcattttgcagggctctggcagtgctcctccttgcacaaaggcggaggtaacgGTCCTGaggctgggttgttgccctcctacggcctcctccacatctcctgatgtactggcctgtctcttggtagcgcctccatgctctggacactacgctgacagacacagcaaaccttcctgccacagctcgcattaatgtgccatcctggatgagctgcactacctgagccacttgtgtgggttgtagactccgtctcatgctgcCACTGGAGTGAAAGCAcaaccagcattcaaaagtgaccaaaacatcagccaggaagcataggaactgagaagtggtctgtggtcaccatctgcagaaccactcctttattgggggtgtcttgctaattgcctataatttccacctgttgtctattccatttgcacaacagcatgtgaaatgtattgtcaatcagtgttgcttcctaagtggacagtttgatttcacagaagtgtgattgacttggagttacattgtgttgtttaagtgtttcctttatttttttgagcagtgtatattgtccCAGGCCCGTTTATTTGATCTTGTTTTGGGCTGTAAACTCTTCATAATCTACAAAGACATTCCAGACACCAATACTAGgtgtcataaaacccccacattCATCCCTCCCCCCTCTGCGGGAGGGAGAGATCTCTATCGAGTTGATCCACCGTAGCCTGATCCTTTGACCCTCCCAGGATTAATGACAGTGTCCTTTTCCagctaactctgggtctttctttcctgtggcggtcctcatgaaaagccactttcatcatagcgcttgatggtttttgcaactacacttgaagaaacgttcaaagttccggattgactgaccttcatttttttaaagtaatgatggactggcgttcacctttatttatttgagctgttcttgccataatatggtcttggtcttttaccaaatagggatatcttctgtacaccacccctaccttgtcacaacacaactgattggctcaaacgcattaataaaaggaaaaaaaatccacaaatgaactttaacaaggcacacctgttaattgaaatgcattccaggtgacttcctcatgaagctggttgagagaatgccaagagtgtgcaaagctgtcatcaaggcaaaggatggctactttgaagaatctcaaatataaaatatatttagatttgtttaaaacttttttggttactacatgattctatatgtgttatttcatagttttgatgccttcactattattctacaatgtagaaaatagtaaaaaataaaacccttgaatgagtaggtatgtccaaacttttaactggtactgtatatgtaaccTAAATGTCCACAAAATGTATAAGTATACTTTCAAAAATGCAGGTGAACAAAAAATAGCATATTACCCAGCATCCTTTTCTGCAATTGAATTTTTGATTTATAATCTGATACAGTTCATACTCATTTAGCTTATTCAAATGTTTTGATGTTAAATTTCAAACTGAATACTGTTTTACTTTTACATATTACACATTATTGAAATGTTAATTTAAGAAGGAACACccacatcaaaacctcatcccaactgtaaagtgtggtggagggagcatcatagtttggggctgctttgctgcctcagggcctggacaactTGCTATCATTGACAGAAAAATATATTCCCAAGTGTATGAAGACactttgcaggagaatgttaggttATTTGTcctccaattgaagctcaacagaagttgggagATGCatcagaacaatgacccaaaacacagaagtaaatcaaccacagaatggcttcaacagagaaaatacgccttctgaaATGGCCCAGTCAGAGTGCTGACCTCATCGTGATTGAGATGcagtggcatgacctcgagaccAGTTCACACTAGACATCCCaggaatattgctgaactgaaacagttttgtaaagaggaatggttcaaaattcctcctgaccgttgtgcaggtccgatccgcaactacagaaaatgtttggttgaggttattgctgccaaaggagggtcagtcaaccagttattacatccaagggttcacatacacaATACAGGGTGGAAAAAAGtatgtttacatggtgtgttcaatGAAGACATGACAACGTgtaattgtttgtttgttattagtttaagcagactgtttgtctaatgttgtgacctagatgaagatcagatcaaatttaatgaccaatttatgcagaaatccaggtatttccaaagggttcacatacttttttcttgccactgtagatatatatttatattccggactaTGACATTACTCGTTCTTTCTTAATTCCTTTCTTTTTGTTTTGGTGATTTGCATGTATCACTGCACAGATGGTGCTACGAGTCATTTCGCTACACCcatgataacatctgcaaaatatctGTACGAGaccaatacaattgtatttgatttCTATGAAGTGTGAAGGTATGAATATGAAATTGCATTTCCCCTTTGATAACAAAAACAGATGACTTCATAATGAGTTCTAAGAAAGTACTGGCATCTAAAGGAATCATGGGACATTCTTTGTCTCCTCTGCTTGCAGACAGACACCTTCATTCCCATTTTATCTCGGTAGGTGTTCATGGCTGCACCAGTCACACACTCGCTTCTCTCTGCTATCCACTCCGCTCTCCCAAACTGATAATGCTGTGTCCCATCACATCCTAGACAGAACATTTAGATAAAACCGGGACATCGGCCTCTTTTTTTCCACACTCAGAAAACTGACAGAGAAAATGCAGCTAGTCTCAAAGATATCAGGCCTTATTTTTTGTCTGGAAAACTGACCTCTAAGGCCCTCACCAGATAGGGTTAGCTACACAGGCAGGTAGAAAGGGGTTGAGGTGCATAGAATTTCAGCCTAGAGGTGGCTTGCACTCACAGGGCTGCTTGTTTATGCATGTCTTTGAAGGCGAGGAAGAGATTACATATTTTGTAGAAATGACTCTGTCCTATCCAGAGTCATGTAGAGCTAGAGTTTATGTTGTGTACAGAACAAACACCTGgtctttccatgatatagactgaccaagtgaatccaggtgaaagttatgatcctttattgatgtcacctgttaaatccacttcaatcagtgtagatgaagggcaggagacaggttaaagaagaatttttaagccttgagacaattgagaaatgtgccatttagagggtgaatgagtgtgtcaagaactgcaacgctgctgggttgttcacgctcaacagtttcccatgtgtatcaagaatggtccaccacccaaaactGCTACACTGTACATACCATGTGTTGAGTTAACATATAGAGGATCTATGTACTCTACTGACCTCCTGTTGTCAAGGTCCTgacactggtcacacacacatacatgtgagATTTTATCAAGTACATAGAAATGTATGAGCTATAGTCTAAAAACAAGAGCACTGCTGCGGCTAATTCAATCGGCCATGGCAACGGTGGGAGTAAGGCaacctgcacgcacacacaaacaactCCAGCAGGACAGGACGAACCTGCTCAGGCGCTTTTGTAATATATGATATCACCTATAGCATCAATATATAATTGTGAACTATGTTGGATTTCACTCTACATTATTGatatggaaagaactgaaaacagctgttcacaaatgcgctccatccaacctcactgagctcgagctgttttgcaaggaggaatgggaaaaaatg includes:
- the LOC139381748 gene encoding N-acylneuraminate-9-phosphatase, encoding MNSEGIKAILLDLDNTLIDTAGAGGVAIQKVTELLKTTLDHEHIIAICDRFKHKLHHETFDPAGGRTIDEVRISHWEESIQEVMGGSPSSNPTLASECYYQWKNTRLELLTITPPVLTLLKQLRTSHKLLLLTNGETQTQREKVVALGCQGLFDAVVVGGEHAEEKPARSIFTHCFGLLAVQAHDCVMVGDSLDTDIVGGFNAGVRATVWINNGGVCPPEGSVNPDYTIPSVLDLPEVLAKLK